A segment of the Oscillatoria salina IIICB1 genome:
CTTTGCTAGCAAAAGTAAAATATTTTTGGGTTGTCAAATTCCATAATCTCACCGTATTATCCAAGCTAGCCGTTGCCAAAAATTGACCATCAAAACTCAAAGCCATTGGGTTAATAATCGCGCGATCGCGAATCATTAATTTTGGTCGTGCTACGATCGCTGAAGCAGGTTGAATTGAGTGGATTTCCTCTTCTGCTTGCACATTCCAAACTTGGAGACAATCACTCTCATTTAAGGTTGCTAAATAATTACCATCACCACTAAAAGCAGCAGCTAATACCCATTCAAATTGATTCTCCTGCATCGACGCAACGGGACGAGGTAATAAAGCCAAACCGCGACGTAAAGTTTGAGCGCCTTCTAAGGTGGGATAACGTCGTAAAGATTCTACTGCTAAAAGCACACTTCTGACTAACAAATCACTCGATGTGCGCCGTAACATTTCCGCTTGTACCGCTAATTGATGAGCGAGAGCAATTTGCTTTTGTTGTTGGGCTTCCTCACAAACACGCCGCCAACGTTCTGCCTCTTTTTCATGATAAATTTTACTTGCTTCAATAAAATTTATTTCGCTTGCAGCTAGATCCTCAAAACGCTTTTCTTGCCAAACTTCTGCTTTCGCTAACAAAGCTTTTGGTAATAAAAGATCCTCCTTGCGCTCGCCAACTTCCCACTGATTAATAGCAAAGCGTAATTGTTCTTGCCAAATGCGAAATTCGCGGTCTATTTCCATCCACTGACGCAAACGTTCCCAACCAGAAATTAAAGCTTCGTGAACAATTTCTACAGTTTCTTCTCCCGTAGCTTTATCTCTCCCAGTAACTACCAAACGAGCATCAGCCAAACGCATTACTAAATCGGTACTATTTTCTCCTAATTGAGTGCGCGTTGCTAATCGACGAGTATCGGCAGTTCCTTCACCAGGACGTACTAATTGAATAAAAATTTGTTGTGCTTGTTGCTTTGCTTCTGAATGCAGAGAATCATAAACTTTTTCGGCGTGTTGAGCTAAAGCTAATTCTACGCCACCAATTTCTTCATAAGCTTTGTGAGTTAAAACAAATTTAACTTCTGAGTCGGAAGTTGGTAAATTTAATTGCCAATCTGCTAACGATTTTTCCCATAATAAAGTTAACGCAAATTCGAGCAAAGGAAGATTACCTGGTTCCTTACTGACAGCTTCCAAAATACGCTCAGTTAAACCAGTTTCAATCTCCACACCAATCATTTGAGCAGGTTTGGCGATCGCTTCGCGCAACTCTTGATTATTCATCGAACTCAAATTAACGATCGCACCTTGTAAACAATCGCTAAAAGCCCGATGCGCGATCGCATAACCATAAAAATCTGCTCTCAAGGCGATCGCCAACTTAAAATTCGACTTAGGTTGAGCCATCGCTGCTTGTAGCGCGATCGTTAATTCATCTAGAAAACGCCGTACCTCCTCAGCCGAGGGACAAAGCGTAAATAACTCTTCAAACTGATCGATGACTAATAATAACTGCTTCGCTTGGCGGTTTTGCTGCAAAACTTGCTCAACCACATCCCGCAAACCATATTCCCCCAAACGCAACATCGTCGCCAGTTTTTTGATTTCCTTTAACTTATCAACTTCGCTAATTTCCAGTTGTAGCGCCGGAATCAAAGCCGCAGCTAAAGCATAAAAAGGACTATTTCCTAACCTTACCGAGACAATAATCCAATCTGAATCTTGCGAAAGAGAATAAATCAAACCAGCCGCGATTACCGAAGACTTACCACTTCCCGAAGCACCAACCACAGCCACCAGCGATCGCGATCGTACCGCTTCTAACAACTTTTCGGTAAACTGCTCTCGTCCGAAAAAGTAAGCTGCATCCTCTGTCTTAAAAGCAGACAAACCGCGATAAGGACATGAGAGCGAAGATAACTGCTCCGAAGATAGAGGATCTTGTACTGCTAACGAGTCAGAGCGAAACTCCTTTTTGTACCCCGCGCGATCGAGCAAATAATAGATATTATCCCAACGAATCTTGATTTGTTCCTCAAGTTTCGTTTCTAGTAAAGCTTCAACGTAGCGATACAGCCCATTCGAGAGAGCCACTTTTACCGTACCCAGTGAATCACCTAACTCCAAAGCAATTTTTTCCGGACTGTGAAGGCAAAGCAATCCTCTCAAATAGCACTTTTCGACAGGCGTGAGAATTTTCTTCCGGTTATTTAGCCCATTATAGATTTGCTTGGCTGCCGTCAGATCTCGATAAAGCTTTTTTAACTCCCAAGTCTCTTCAGCCTCAACAAACTTATCATCGTGTTTTCTCGATTGCCTGGATCTCGATGCCACCACGCCATCAGTCTCCGCTAAACCCACATCTTAGATCCTAACCATTTTCATAACCAAAATTATGATTTTTATCAGGAGACTAGCAAGCAGGAAAATTTATATCTTATAGGAGAACAGATTTCGAGGGAAATAAATCTCGCCTTTACTACATTTGGTAACTGATTTACTCTGTTACCACTCGTAGCAGAGATTTTCCAAAAGAATCATAAGAGATCTTCGGGGTGTAGTTATCGATCCTCCCATCATCTAAGTGCGTCGAGCGAACGATAATAATTTCTTTTGGAATCAGAATTTGACTGTCAGGACACAATCTTAGTCCGCAGATACACGAATTTACCCTCAAACCAATTCTTAGCTCGATTTCATTGAATCGTACTGGGAAAAGGTTATA
Coding sequences within it:
- a CDS encoding nSTAND1 domain-containing NTPase — translated: MGLAETDGVVASRSRQSRKHDDKFVEAEETWELKKLYRDLTAAKQIYNGLNNRKKILTPVEKCYLRGLLCLHSPEKIALELGDSLGTVKVALSNGLYRYVEALLETKLEEQIKIRWDNIYYLLDRAGYKKEFRSDSLAVQDPLSSEQLSSLSCPYRGLSAFKTEDAAYFFGREQFTEKLLEAVRSRSLVAVVGASGSGKSSVIAAGLIYSLSQDSDWIIVSVRLGNSPFYALAAALIPALQLEISEVDKLKEIKKLATMLRLGEYGLRDVVEQVLQQNRQAKQLLLVIDQFEELFTLCPSAEEVRRFLDELTIALQAAMAQPKSNFKLAIALRADFYGYAIAHRAFSDCLQGAIVNLSSMNNQELREAIAKPAQMIGVEIETGLTERILEAVSKEPGNLPLLEFALTLLWEKSLADWQLNLPTSDSEVKFVLTHKAYEEIGGVELALAQHAEKVYDSLHSEAKQQAQQIFIQLVRPGEGTADTRRLATRTQLGENSTDLVMRLADARLVVTGRDKATGEETVEIVHEALISGWERLRQWMEIDREFRIWQEQLRFAINQWEVGERKEDLLLPKALLAKAEVWQEKRFEDLAASEINFIEASKIYHEKEAERWRRVCEEAQQQKQIALAHQLAVQAEMLRRTSSDLLVRSVLLAVESLRRYPTLEGAQTLRRGLALLPRPVASMQENQFEWVLAAAFSGDGNYLATLNESDCLQVWNVQAEEEIHSIQPASAIVARPKLMIRDRAIINPMALSFDGQFLATASLDNTVRLWNLTTQKYFTFASKAEIKYLAFSEDGRFLAAASEDDLVRIWNLTNGEEICLSHEEGVRAIAFSSDRQFLATVGMDNTAKIWDLAHQKEVTAKTYQGFVSHVVFTEDGKCLAVESRDSNLYIWNVFSGEQVTCLTHKGNAVALNFSPQGKYLASADDGRYYCNSLCCVNCFEVVYVWNLNRGTEVARITHPTIAVAFSFDETKIATVGRYSPARRVWEINTGEEVVCLPCAGGSQGRVSFNPNLETLATICQGEVQLWSIKTGQNIVSLAARKVLAISPDWRYLVVADEGEVCLQSMEIETNKYYLTYNSNILNTVWSGNGRNLAIATSDRLVKVWQLNENSEVKSFPQEGEVQDLALSYQGKYLAVVVENLTYIWDVFLLEEIIALEHLECLSTAVSFSFDEEYLAVGNYDGIIEVWRVKDWSKVTSMRHDWDVRETGRDIKSIAFSPDGKYLATACADCTARVWEIATGREIGRMTHEDCVWAVEFSLNGKYIATNSSDGTARVWLWRSPDLIAEACRSLTRNLYEEEWQQYLGNEPYRPTCPNLP